TTACCATTGCTATTTCATTTTGGAACACGATAAATATCTAGGATTGTACTGTGATTCACTTTATactaataatttcaaaattagaTGTTTATAATCTTCTCTTGATATGGTGTCTATTTAGTTGTTTATAAAACTTAACTACTTTAATTTAGCCAGTTTACAATTCTTTTCTCAAATGGAATGAGAGAAAAACTGCTGAGAGGGCCATATCACAACTCTTCTTTGGGATCTGTACTGAAATATACTTTTGAGCAGAAAGTTTGTTGTAGGAGTTATGACTATTTGGTCCGCACGTTTATGTTACAATCATGGTTATTCAACAACTACTTTGCAGTGCAGTTAACAACTTACCAATGGGATACCCTGTACTACAACAACCTCCAATTCCTGCTTCAGGGCAACCTCATATTGACTCCATGGGTATATCAAGCTGTCACGTGGTCAATGGAGTCCCTGCTCCGGGCAATTTTCAACCTATGCGGATGAATTCTGGCAATGAGTGAGAACTTGACCATCTTCATATCAATCTGCTATTAATTGGCTATTATATTCACAAATATTTGCTGTTCAATAATTGTGAAGGtgcttttcttctttatttttcattGTCTCCATCCTATAAATTATGCTACTGCTTTGAAGTGAGCTTGCCTAATTAATGATTTTACTGCTTGCAAATGTAATCATCTGcctcttttctttctccctttTTTTGGGGGATGAAATGGCTACTTGATCAGATTTGTAACAAATGCATGATCGTGTTATGGTTATATCACACCATTTTAACATCAATTATATTCATCTAAACTGTAATCCTAAGATGTTTTAGGTTAACTAGATGAATAAGTTTTACTCCTACATTATTAAAGAATGTTTAGGTAGTAAGGCCTTTACATTATCTCTATCTTACCCCTGTTTGTTGTGCATTGGTTCTtgcttcaaatttttttttatttctggtCAAGTATTTTGCTCTGCAGAAGTTAAGCTAATGGTAACGGATTCTCTTTATTCTAGCATGGTGATGGACAACAATGCTGGAGATGCAATAGCTGCAGTTCCTTCAACAACTCCCATGCCATCTATGTCAGAGATGCCTGTGAGCCCTACATCAGTGGCATCCAGTGGGAATTTCCCCTTCACTGCATCAGACATGTCAGGGATGGGAGTCGACACATCAGTACTTGATTCAGCCTTCACAACAGATGTGGCAAGTTCAGTAGGATTGCAGCTGGGACCTGATAATGGAGCTGGGAATTCTAGAGATTCCTTCAGAACCCTTGATCAGATTCAGTGGAATTTCAGTCTCACGGATTTGACAGCAGACTTGTCCAACTTGGGAGGTAAGTTGTGGCAATGAGACCCACACTAAGATattcaactaaaattttgtcGTTTATGTTGCTTTCATCTCTCGCACATGCATCTGGAGACTCGTGCTTTTATGTTTGCTTTTCGACTTTTTGTTGTTAATAATTTGTGAAATTCTTCAGCGTTGACCTTTGAAATCATTATTTCAGGAACCTAGCATGTTTTGGAACCTAGCATGTTTTGTTACTTTATTATTCTTTTTCTTTATGAAGCTTGTTCTCATAAAATTTTGGCCCTTGGAGTTGTTACAGATTTAGGAGCCCTCGGAAACTATCCCGGTTCTCCTTTTCTTCCCTCTGATTCAGAAATTTTGCTTGATTCTTCGGAGCAAGAGGATATAGGTAATGGCATTTCATGATAATGTCTACCTCAATGTCTATTTTGAATCATTAGAGGATGTTGATTCTTGATTAGATAGTTACCAACATTGTGATATTATTTCTATCAATTAACATATTAGACAATTTAACCAGCATCAAATATGATTTTACCTTAAGTTTCCTATGTGCATTTAAAATGGGTGAAACTACCTATCAAGTCCCTTTATTATATGGACTGGATAATAGTCCCTCTACTATTAAATGCATCAATTTAATCtttgtactattaaaaagaatcaaataaagcCAAATCGTAACCAAGTTAACATttactattaaaaaaattacatgaaaaatatttttcatttgcaGTTTAACTCCAAACAATTGATTTCATTTGCAGAACTATAAAAAGCTTTCAAAATTTTAACTAATCTAACAGTAAATGAAATTTTTCAGTAAATGTTAACTTTTTTGAAATTTggactaatttcaccatttaaaATGTCTTTGGGTTGTTAACATTTACCTATTCAGGTATACTCTATTTATGTGTGTTTGACCAGCACTGATGGATCTACTTTGTTTCAGTGGAAGAATTTTTCGTCGATTCCATCCCTGGACAGCCGTGCTCTCCATCCGAAGAAGAAAAATCCTAGACCAGGGTGAGTGTTTTTCCTTATGATCTTAAAATCGTTAGGTTAGGATAGAGTTAGATTGATAAGAACGATATTCGACATCTATTCGGTAGGCATTTTGAATCGTTAGCAATTTCGAACATTTCAGCAGTGTAATAGTTTAGTTTGATCAATCAAATAGCAATCAGCAATGAGGAAAGTAGCCTAGTTCTCTCCTTAGTTATTGTTTTAAACAGATGGTGGGTATGAGACTTTATCTGTTATTTGGAGAAATTTGAGGGACCAtttgtttgtatttattttatcttGCATACAATGATGAAATCGTTGTTATCTTTTCCGATCATACCCGACTTCTCGATGAGGTAATCGATTGAGCTTTCCATTCTGAAAATGGAGTTGTTGTATCGGGGATACGTTTACCATGTTCTTTTGAGTTAAAATGTGAACTTATGATGCTTTGATGGATGCTATCAAAATGGTTTTTTTTCTAGTAACTCTCTCCTCTCCTCTCTAAATCTTTCGGCATCCATATTCCGATCATCTTTACCTTTTTACGGCTCTCCACCTTCCAAAAGAATGGTCATAAATTGTCACAACCTCCTCTTTGTATCAACAAAAACGAAACTGGGCAGTCACATTTGAGTGAGGTATGCATTCAGGGTGGGGGGGAGCATTGCAATTTGCAATGGGAGTATTTAAATTAGATAGAAGTAAGATTTTTAAATATATGTAaccatattttttttttaaaaaagtccaATTATGGCTTTAGCCCTCATATTCACTCATATTTGAGATATAATCTTTTTAATTCGACATAATTTAACATTGGCTTAATGCAtaatttggtatttaaatttAACACTTATTTCTAATGCGGTATATGTGTTATTTTTTTGGTCTAATGTGGTATCTGTATTTGATAGAAGTTATACATTTTAGTATCTGAAGATAAcaatgttaatattttaatatttaattcgggttttagagttgatttgatgaaaattgataataatactaataatattagtaattaactttcatcaaatcaacctTAAATCTGAATCAAACACTAAAAAGTTAACATCATTATCTTCAAGCATCAAAATGTATAACTTTTATCCAATACAAGCACCATATTAGAccaaaaaaataacacaaagatCGCATTAGAAATAAGTGTCAAACTTGGATACCAAATGATATATTAACTATTAAGCTTTAGACATGATGATTAGTAGGTTCAAATTAATAAAAGTAGTAACTTTATCATAACAAAATTATTTGGGCTACCATCAACAAAAGTTCTATATTAATATTTCAGTAATAGTAGAGGTGTTCGTGGGGTAAATTTAGGAATAGTATTAATACACTTTATTCTCGTTCAAGTCTAGTTTAACTCGAAATTTTGTTTAAGTTCGTTCATATTTATAAACAGCAAACTCAAATTCATTTTAGACTCGCATGtatcttttaaaattaaattataatttatattattttttattttatatatttttatttattaaaattttatatataatcattttagcaattttttatgtttactttgtagtataaatttaatttttgtgttataaattacataatataaaacattacaaACATGAAAAAAAAAGTTAGGTCGGGCTTGAACATTGAATGCTCAAAGCTCGAGTTTGACCTATAGTTTAAATAAACTTAATTTTTCACTCAAGTTTATTTTTCAAGAGAACTCCCAAGTTTGAGCAAGTAATCGGGCTCGTGAACAAATCCAATTAATAGTGCTAAATAGATATTTGTATTTAGCAAAATACTAAAAATTGGTATATTCTCTTCAAATCATtgggaaaagaaaaaggttgGAATGTTCTAAAAGATGAATTTTCAATGAACCACATGTTATCCGTTAATTCTGAAAGTACAATTTGACGGGGTCAAAAGGAAATTTTTCCAATtcttttaaaaggaaaaaaacaaaattaacacACTTTGCAGAATACAACAAAAGGACATACAATGTACGTATAGTTTAAAAGTATTATGAGATATACTACTTTGACTACAAAAtccaatcaaaacaataatttttattttaggaaTTATACTTTATTcaatgtttaaaattatttgtaattCACTTAAAGTAGATGTTACGCATTTAAACATGTTTAGATTCATATTTTTTATCGAATTAAAATTtagttgaaattttattttttatttttaggtaGGAACCACATTAATAAGGTtaacaaatattatttttcaGTCTATTTTTGAAGTGATTTGATAAATAATACAAGAGTTAATGTGGAAATTAAATGGAaggctaaaattattatttttaaattagaggaccaaataaattattattgtcTTTTTAATTATTCAAAACTAAAACTATTATCCTGCCTAAAAATTAGAATACATTTATTATCTATAAATTATCCGAATATTATTATCTAAATCCTaattaaatactatttttatCGAGTATTCTATCCGCAAAGAAAattaatctcaaaattttcaattatttttcagATATCTAAATCtgtaaaatttcaaattcaagTACATTACAATTCTttataaataatcaaaattataaatattttataactattaattcataaattgaaatttattattcaaatatTCGAATAATCTATTTTTAAGACGTAAAGTATTACATCGAAGGGTTACTTTCAAAGGGTAGTGTATTTCCATTTCAATTATTCAGAACGTTGTCGTTTTGTTCCGGTCATAGAAAAGGGCTCTGGAAGAGAAGAAAATGACTTGACTTTTTCAATTTCATGCTCATCCACTCGTTTCAATTACTGTTtgctaaaaaaataataaaataaaatattaacaatgCATTGACTTGGTTATTCTATGAGCTTACGTGTGGAAAAAAATTGCAATCTATGTAGTCTTTAACTaatgttttttttctttaaaaaaaaagtgtGCTCAAATTAGTTAAGTCATTATTTTTGGTTTGATTAATATATTtggtttaaattaaataaaatattaaaaagtttAGTTAAATCATCTATTTAAACGATTTGTACTGATTTCTGATCtattaatttttaacttaatctAGACCAGGGTACTAGTTGGTCCAATCCCATTTTGAAAACACTATCTTTAGCTTGCTGGTAGGTTCCAGGGTAGAAGGCAGAGACTTTTTGGAgggttttattattaaatttatattttataatttttaaataattaaaataaaatttattattttaagaggaggtaaagtgcaattttaccatatattaatttaaaattttataaattttaaaaagaaaaaactaaaattttaattttataggttctaaaataataaatataacttaCTGAGTTTTTTAAGCTTAATACATCATGTAATCCTTAAAGCATATTTCTTTAGGTCCATAACATTAGGTCTTTTTactcaaataaatataaattagtcTTCGTTTGATTAATTGAAAATGATTTCAGAAAAATTATTTATGGAAAATGACTTGTTTTTCTATAAAATCTAATATTTTCGGTGTTTGGATAAATCAGATAAAATATTTTCCGTTATTTGACAAATTTtcgaaaatatttcataaaagttgttttcagtGAAACAAACATGCAGTTGAGATTTATGATAAAGAGtttaaataaaatagtgaattgaTTACAAAGTAATGTTAAGGTGAAATTATAGTAAATAATGAATCTTCAttattttaaggattaaattgtaaactttatgaaatttataattgaaacaAGAGAAGTGACATGCATGAAAATTATTATGTGAAATAAGTTAttataatgaattattttattaaagtgcttatatggtgaaaaataaattacatgGCGATAGGAACTAAATTAAAAATGCACAAAATTTAAGTCCAAAACAATTTAATTTGTGAATAAGGAAATTATGGTAAAAGTTTAATGAATATGTTATGAGAAGAtgaaatatgcataaattattctAAAAGTGAAATTgtggaaaaatatgaaatatttatgatgacaaggactaaattgttaagcTTGAGAAAAATATGTGGATGAAATGATAGAAGTGAAATACatagaaatttgatatgtgaaataAGGTATTGagataaattatgtgattaaattgtaacaagaaagaaaattgatttaatatgattaattattgaatattaaacttttatgacaaaaaaggactaaattgaaaaattataaaagtttataagaaaatatttgataagtgaAGAATGTAGCAGAGAATGTAACATCCCAGTGCTTTGACCAGATGTTGGGGTCATGTATGAGGGTATTATAGTGAATAGAGCCTTATCACTTTAGAAAATGTTTTACGAAAAAAAATTTGATAAGACATTTTACGGGAAAAAGGAAAATGTTTTACAAAAAGaaatttaataagatattttacgGGAATAAGGGGACAATTTTACGTTGACTATCCTATTTTACATGAAACAAACATAAAAAaacgttaaaaatatttttcataaaaacttttacattgaaacaaagcgttagtgaatttttaaagtctttTTGCTCGAATAAAGACTTAATGTTTTCGGTCGTTTATTGGTTCATTCTTTTGGACCAGAAAAAACATTCGGTCCTTAATACATCATTTAATGCCAAAAGGATTGAACCGAAGAATGGTTGAAAGCATTAGGTCCTTATTTGGTACCTCGACGTTTATATGTATACTACTATAAAAGCAAGGCCCTAAGGTCTTCTTTCTTTGACACCTgtctttacttttatttttttacattgtTAACAATAATGATTAAATATTTCAATTGTGGTCCCTCtcctttttaattataaaaaatggtcaaatttcaatttcaatcattatactatgattaaatttaatatttgatatttatattttaatttttacataatttattaccTTGACATTTATAATGCTATTAATTAGGTTTTGTTTGATAGaccattgaaaaattaaattaattaaaaattaatttttcaatgatttaatttttatgcatgtttgataattcaaaattaaaataattttatagaatttttctataaaaattgTAGATAATAATAGGTAAGTAAGAGTTACTTATCacttaatgaaaaatattttcaattaattctattttaacttatttattttattattatattatactataaaAACTTTacgtttaaaatttgattttgtttagAATAAGGTGAAATgtttaaaattaaagataaaatgtagaattttatttttgtaatttaaaatctatatttgtcaaacaatctaattatattccataattaattttataatttaaatttaatacttaaattttcaatacttaatttttaatatttatttttagcacTTAATTTTCCAGTTTATCAAATAGCACATTAgtctaaatattttattctaaattAAAATGTTGACTTAAATTTAAAGAATTGCTAACATTGCTTTTTTTTGGGCTAAAATCAAGCTCAATATTTTTGTGACATGATTATCGAAtgagtattttaaaattttagaatgtgacaccaataaatttaataaaaaatttaatattgttaaCAATTAGAtcaaaattttaaacttaaaaatagaagaactaaattcttaaaagtaAATATATAAAGACTAaactctaaaaatataaaaaaaaacaaaacttagAACATattataacttttaaattttaattatttaatttaaaataattaacccTATACGAAATAATAATAGGAGGAGCTTAATTTTGTGATTGTGATAGAGACAATAACGTAAACAAcccaaaaaatataaattaaacttgtGTCTCTGTCTTTCGGTAACcaattttagtaaaaaataaaattttagggtaaattgtagttaaggtcattaaattattagtaagtttatattttggtcattcaacttcaaaaagtaacaaaatggtcttgaactattcaaaagttttcatttaagttactagGCTGATAAAATCATTGTTGTATGATTTTCTCTGTTTGCACTGCCTACACCAATCGAAAGCTCTCCTTCCCCTTTTCTTCTACAATTCAGTTTTATTTTCGTAAAACAGCTTTGAATGTCAAATCTTCAAACTAAAATTCAAATTGCCTTTTTCTCCAATATCTGATATTGACTGTCAGGTCGACTTGGATCTAAAGTATATTCATCTACTCATTAATGGGTACTAATCTACcatatcaataatcaaatcatcgCTTGGAGCTCACTAGTTGGacttgttttaacaaaaaaaaaaaaacaacttaatagtctagtgacttaaataaaaactttcgaatagtctAATGACTTAAATGAATACTTTCAAAAAGTTCAATGATTATCTTGTAACCTCTTGAAGTTGAATGATCAAaacgtaaatttactaataaCATAATGACCTTGGTTGTATTTTATCTTCTTTTTTaataaaagataaatgtttttaagtataaaatttgaaattggtGTTATtagaaaatttaaacataaatcttTTGCCCAATTCtatattgaaaatttgatttgaattaaatgagGTTTTGGCAAAGTTAAGAAAGACGAAGGAATTGGGTTTAAAATATACAAGTTCAAAACTCATCATGTGCAAGTATACGTGTGAGTCTCCAAATATCACAATATGTTGTTGCCATTTGTACATTTTAGTCAAATATAAATACAATGgaagaaaaataactaaaattatatTATGGCACACTTGTgagtaacaaatatatttataaaattttatataaacaaATTAAACGAGGCTTTAATAGGTTCAAATCTCATCGTGTgtatattttttagattttatataaaacataaaaggtAAAATGTCTTCATAATAATATTTGTTACTTTTTGTAAAATAAatggatttatttttaataatcttTTAACTAAATTAGGACTCGGTTGATAAGTGATACTAATTCAACCATGCACTTAAAAGAATAATATAGGAAAGATATAAGATAAAGATCAAATATAATTGTATTATACTTCACCAACTTGTCAATCACAACTACCTTGCCAAACCAACTCTATATCACTAAGGAGTCACGCTTCATTTTACATTATTGATATACTTCCCTTAG
This window of the Gossypium arboreum isolate Shixiya-1 chromosome 12, ASM2569848v2, whole genome shotgun sequence genome carries:
- the LOC108476501 gene encoding uncharacterized protein LOC108476501, whose protein sequence is MKNLQSTQDIKPSAHALHEPKTEQQNNQAADGPLADSGSLSASSNDGRKVSRQDIELVQNLIERCLQLYMTRDEVVKTLLTRARIDPGFTTLVWQKLEEENADFFSAYYVRLKLKKQIILFNHLLEHQYHLMKYPVPRKVPLVPIPNGVHPMPVNNLPMGYPVLQQPPIPASGQPHIDSMGISSCHVVNGVPAPGNFQPMRMNSGNDMVMDNNAGDAIAAVPSTTPMPSMSEMPVSPTSVASSGNFPFTASDMSGMGVDTSVLDSAFTTDVASSVGLQLGPDNGAGNSRDSFRTLDQIQWNFSLTDLTADLSNLGDLGALGNYPGSPFLPSDSEILLDSSEQEDIVEEFFVDSIPGQPCSPSEEEKS